One region of Chryseobacterium sp. C-71 genomic DNA includes:
- a CDS encoding flotillin family protein → MNTTLIAGIVIIVVASLGLIFWILSMYKKTVQGIVILRTGYGGTKVFFNAGIVIPVIHRMESMDISVKKLEIAREGRAGLICKDNMRADIQVAFFIRVNKSVDDIVNVGQTIGCIRASDINTLRELFEAKFSEALKTVGKKFEFIELYEARSEFRQEILDIIGTDLNGYVLDDCAIDFLEQTKIENLDKDNILDSEGIKKITELTANQNIKANQVRRDEEKTITKQNVEAREAILELEKQLAEKEESQKREVANIKARENAEILKVDEEERLKYETVRIATEEKLQIAEENKQRQVVIAAKNKERADLVETERVQKDQMLEATERERIVSLAQIEKEKAIELEKKNIQDAIRERLTMEKTVVEEQQGIKDLEAFKTADRNKQVEITLATQEAEKKLIQETRAAESRKLSAEKDAQKYVIEAQAKRDGAEKEAEARKIIADAKAKEEATVGLSEAQVLHAKADAAERQGIVESIVIEKKAEAERKEGIAQAEVIKEKAFAEAAGITEKAEAMKKLNDAGKDHEEFRLTLAKAKEVELAQISIQKDIAQAQAGVLAEAFKSAKIDIVGGDNTFFDNVVRQVSAGKGLDKFISHSENATLIKENLLGDGENIIGKVMGMVDKYNISSEDIKNMSIASLIFKLNGVADQHEKGLLSRAMDMAKHLGVDQKPIR, encoded by the coding sequence ATGAACACAACTTTAATTGCAGGAATCGTTATCATTGTGGTAGCTTCCCTCGGATTGATTTTCTGGATTTTATCAATGTATAAAAAAACCGTTCAGGGAATCGTCATTTTAAGAACAGGTTACGGAGGTACGAAAGTTTTCTTCAATGCAGGAATCGTTATTCCGGTCATTCACAGAATGGAATCTATGGATATTTCAGTGAAAAAACTTGAAATTGCCAGAGAAGGAAGAGCAGGGTTAATTTGTAAAGATAATATGAGAGCTGATATACAGGTTGCTTTCTTTATCAGAGTCAATAAATCGGTTGACGATATTGTGAATGTTGGTCAGACAATTGGCTGTATAAGAGCTTCGGATATCAATACTTTGAGAGAGTTATTTGAAGCTAAATTTTCAGAAGCTTTGAAAACAGTAGGTAAAAAGTTTGAATTTATTGAATTGTACGAAGCGAGAAGTGAATTTCGCCAAGAGATTCTTGACATTATCGGAACAGACCTTAATGGCTATGTTTTGGATGATTGTGCAATTGATTTCTTAGAACAAACCAAAATTGAAAATTTAGATAAAGACAATATTTTAGATTCAGAAGGTATCAAGAAAATTACAGAACTGACAGCAAATCAGAACATCAAAGCTAATCAGGTTCGTAGAGACGAGGAAAAAACCATCACTAAGCAGAATGTTGAAGCCCGTGAAGCAATTTTAGAACTGGAAAAGCAGTTGGCGGAAAAAGAAGAATCTCAAAAAAGAGAAGTTGCCAACATCAAAGCCCGTGAAAATGCCGAGATTTTGAAAGTAGATGAAGAAGAGCGTTTGAAATATGAAACCGTTCGTATTGCTACAGAAGAAAAACTTCAGATTGCAGAAGAAAATAAGCAAAGACAGGTTGTTATTGCAGCTAAAAATAAGGAACGTGCCGATTTGGTGGAAACCGAAAGAGTGCAAAAGGATCAAATGTTGGAAGCAACAGAAAGAGAAAGAATTGTTTCTTTGGCTCAGATCGAAAAAGAAAAAGCAATCGAATTAGAAAAGAAAAATATTCAGGATGCAATTCGTGAGCGATTAACAATGGAAAAAACGGTGGTGGAAGAACAACAGGGAATTAAAGATCTTGAAGCTTTCAAAACAGCCGACAGAAACAAACAAGTGGAAATTACTTTGGCAACTCAGGAAGCTGAAAAGAAATTGATTCAGGAAACCAGAGCCGCAGAATCCAGAAAATTATCTGCAGAAAAAGATGCTCAGAAATATGTGATCGAAGCTCAGGCAAAACGTGACGGAGCTGAAAAAGAAGCAGAAGCTCGTAAGATTATTGCTGATGCAAAAGCAAAAGAAGAAGCAACCGTAGGTTTATCTGAAGCTCAGGTTCTTCATGCAAAAGCGGATGCAGCAGAAAGACAGGGAATTGTAGAGTCAATCGTTATCGAGAAAAAAGCGGAAGCTGAAAGAAAAGAAGGTATTGCACAAGCCGAAGTTATCAAGGAGAAAGCATTTGCGGAAGCGGCCGGAATTACAGAAAAGGCAGAAGCAATGAAAAAACTGAACGATGCCGGAAAAGATCACGAAGAGTTCAGATTGACTTTAGCGAAAGCAAAAGAAGTGGAATTGGCTCAAATCTCAATTCAGAAAGACATCGCACAGGCTCAGGCCGGAGTTCTTGCAGAGGCATTTAAGTCTGCGAAAATTGACATCGTTGGTGGAGATAATACGTTTTTTGATAATGTCGTTCGTCAGGTCTCTGCTGGTAAAGGTTTAGATAAATTCATCAGTCACAGCGAAAATGCTACGTTGATTAAAGAAAACCTTTTGGGTGACGGCGAAAACATCATCGGAAAAGTAATGGGAATGGTTGATAAATACAATATTTCTTCCGAAGACATCAAAAACATGAGCATCGCAAGCCTGATTTTCAAACTCAATGGTGTTGCCGATCAACATGAAAAAGGCCTATTGTCAAGAGCAATGGATATGGCTAAACATTTAGGTGTTGACCAAAAACCAATCAGATAA
- a CDS encoding PspA/IM30 family protein, translating to MNIFKRLYTIGKAEINSVLENFEDPIKLTENGISDMKNQLSESMEALAKLKALSIRKKNEIESEEQAAKDYYTKAILLVQKSEKGEIEVSEADRLAKESLKKQSIAQERAENLKKENEKLQDDCEKMQANINNLKSSISKWENELRTLEARVQVSEATKDINQKMTQIDGSSAVSMLEKLKEKVVQQEAMAEAYSDISKAGKSVDDEIDDLVKNIDGEAENALQKLKESFKKG from the coding sequence ATGAATATTTTTAAAAGATTATATACAATAGGAAAAGCCGAGATCAATTCGGTTTTAGAAAATTTTGAAGATCCCATAAAGCTCACGGAAAACGGAATTTCTGATATGAAAAATCAATTGTCGGAAAGTATGGAAGCTTTGGCTAAGTTAAAAGCGCTTTCTATACGCAAGAAAAACGAAATTGAATCTGAAGAACAGGCAGCGAAAGATTATTATACGAAGGCAATTCTTCTGGTTCAGAAATCGGAGAAAGGTGAAATTGAGGTTTCAGAAGCAGATCGTTTGGCGAAAGAATCTCTTAAAAAACAGAGTATAGCACAGGAAAGAGCCGAAAATTTAAAAAAGGAAAATGAAAAGCTGCAGGACGATTGTGAAAAAATGCAGGCAAATATCAATAACCTGAAATCGAGTATTTCAAAATGGGAAAATGAACTCAGAACTTTGGAAGCAAGAGTGCAGGTAAGCGAAGCAACGAAAGATATTAATCAAAAAATGACGCAGATTGACGGCAGCAGTGCGGTTTCTATGCTCGAAAAGCTTAAAGAAAAAGTAGTGCAGCAGGAGGCGATGGCAGAAGCTTACAGCGATATTTCCAAAGCTGGAAAATCTGTGGATGATGAAATTGATGATCTGGTAAAAAATATAGACGGTGAAGCGGAAAATGCTTTGCAAAAACTAAAAGAATCATTTAAAAAAGGCTAA
- a CDS encoding YbjN domain-containing protein, which yields MSEKNRIFNKVKHWLLDYEFTISFQDENQKVLIIEKESNGIKNMILIVSDTILIMEQFLFEIKNPTQEIYKILLQKNRDIVHGAFVLDHSGKKVIFRDTLPVDNMAQNEVMASIDSLGILVGEFNSEMIQMTK from the coding sequence ATGAGTGAAAAAAACAGGATATTTAATAAGGTAAAACATTGGCTATTAGATTATGAGTTTACCATCAGTTTTCAGGATGAAAATCAGAAAGTTTTAATTATAGAAAAAGAATCCAACGGAATTAAAAATATGATTCTGATTGTTTCCGATACGATTTTAATCATGGAGCAGTTTCTCTTTGAAATTAAAAATCCCACCCAAGAGATTTATAAAATTCTGCTTCAGAAAAACCGGGATATTGTACATGGTGCATTTGTGTTGGATCACTCAGGAAAGAAAGTAATCTTCAGAGATACTTTGCCTGTGGATAATATGGCGCAAAACGAAGTGATGGCTTCTATAGATTCTCTCGGAATTTTGGTAGGAGAGTTTAACAGCGAAATGATACAAATGACTAAATAA
- a CDS encoding helix-turn-helix domain-containing protein, whose product MSFFGTNIKKIRQVKGLSQKAFADLFDLNRGVISAYEEGRAEPKIDTLLKVAGYFSLDINDFLTKPLQVNNLVSGSVIDTLMFSPLEKLSAQKKTVQTSTENDENSIVLQKILANTDKIFEFTENTPLLPNYRIGDCLFLVKGNSENRQETLLIIENGNLVYLSEIPEKKHSEKAAYSIAGYVSFKQKNILSEILERIAILEKK is encoded by the coding sequence ATGAGTTTTTTCGGAACCAACATTAAGAAGATAAGGCAGGTAAAAGGACTGAGCCAGAAGGCTTTTGCAGATTTATTCGATCTCAACCGTGGAGTGATAAGTGCATACGAAGAAGGCAGAGCCGAGCCAAAAATAGATACACTGCTAAAAGTAGCTGGTTATTTCAGTTTAGACATCAATGATTTCCTTACAAAACCACTACAGGTTAACAACTTAGTAAGCGGATCTGTAATAGATACTTTGATGTTTTCCCCATTAGAAAAACTTTCTGCACAGAAAAAAACAGTACAAACATCAACAGAGAATGATGAGAACAGCATTGTTTTGCAAAAAATATTAGCAAACACTGATAAAATTTTCGAGTTTACCGAAAACACACCTTTGTTGCCCAATTATAGGATTGGAGATTGTCTGTTTCTAGTTAAGGGAAATTCCGAAAACAGACAAGAAACTTTACTGATTATCGAAAACGGAAACTTAGTATATTTATCTGAAATACCTGAAAAAAAACATTCCGAAAAAGCCGCCTACTCCATTGCGGGATATGTTTCTTTCAAGCAAAAAAATATCCTTTCTGAAATTTTGGAAAGGATAGCAATTTTAGAAAAAAAATAA
- a CDS encoding phosphate ABC transporter substrate-binding protein, which translates to MKKFKTLKQTFGINEYGLIDFPKKISNVQISRILYGDEMGCSWCFPHGFETINSKEIKIQRNWKKYRKTQWKNKSKCRKTEFLR; encoded by the coding sequence ATGAAAAAATTTAAAACATTAAAACAAACTTTCGGAATCAATGAATATGGATTAATTGATTTCCCTAAGAAAATTTCAAACGTACAAATTTCCAGAATTTTATATGGGGATGAAATGGGATGTTCTTGGTGTTTTCCACATGGCTTTGAAACTATTAATTCGAAAGAAATTAAGATTCAGAGAAACTGGAAAAAATACAGAAAAACCCAATGGAAGAATAAAAGTAAGTGTCGTAAAACAGAGTTTCTTCGCTAA
- a CDS encoding TROVE domain-containing protein, with amino-acid sequence MKFNFLRKENKIVTNYEGAKAYTMTPAEELYSAVVTTGLSNTTYEKGNDRLERIQSLIQKNDPEFVAKLAVYARKDMYLRSIPLVLTTELAKQASGTDLVSKTVDGVIQRADEITELLAYYQLANGRTETKKLNKLSKQIQKGLVKSFNKFDEYQFAKYNRKAEVTLKDALFLVHPKAKDENQQAIFNKIVNDALETPYTWEVELSVLGQTKFADAAERKSAFKNKWEELIFSNKLGYMATLRNLRNILEANVSSDAMYKVCNYLSDERAVRNSKQLLFRFLAAYRELKTIDSPYLSSILEALEDAVMVSAKNIKGFGFDTSVVTAADVSGSMQQPVSPKSKVLLYDIGLLMSMMLQSQCKNVISGMFGDRWKRVPMPKNGILRNVDAFYKREGEVGYATNGHLVIEDLINKKEKADKIMLFTDTQMWDTGGFTNAFGNSWSRYKKINPNAKLYIFDLAGYGKPPLDVRKNDVYLIAGWSDKIFDVLNALEDRKSAVEMIKKVVL; translated from the coding sequence ATGAAATTTAATTTTTTAAGAAAGGAAAATAAAATAGTGACCAACTACGAAGGTGCAAAAGCGTATACAATGACACCTGCAGAAGAACTATATAGTGCTGTTGTTACAACAGGATTATCAAACACAACCTATGAAAAAGGAAATGACAGATTAGAGAGAATCCAGTCTCTGATTCAGAAAAACGATCCTGAATTTGTTGCGAAATTGGCGGTTTATGCAAGAAAAGATATGTATTTGCGTTCAATTCCATTGGTTTTGACGACCGAATTGGCAAAACAAGCTTCAGGTACAGACTTGGTAAGCAAAACCGTTGACGGAGTGATCCAAAGAGCAGACGAAATCACAGAATTGCTGGCGTATTATCAATTGGCAAATGGAAGAACAGAAACAAAAAAATTGAACAAGCTTTCAAAACAAATCCAAAAAGGTTTGGTGAAATCTTTCAATAAATTTGATGAATACCAATTCGCAAAATACAACAGAAAAGCGGAAGTTACTTTGAAAGATGCTTTGTTTTTGGTTCACCCAAAGGCAAAAGATGAAAACCAACAGGCAATTTTCAACAAAATCGTCAACGATGCGTTGGAAACTCCATACACTTGGGAGGTTGAGCTTTCGGTTTTAGGTCAGACCAAATTTGCTGATGCAGCAGAAAGAAAATCAGCTTTCAAAAACAAATGGGAAGAATTGATTTTCAGCAACAAACTAGGTTACATGGCAACATTGAGAAACCTGCGAAACATATTAGAAGCCAACGTTTCGTCAGATGCGATGTACAAAGTGTGCAACTATTTGTCGGATGAAAGAGCGGTGAGAAATTCAAAACAGTTGCTATTCAGATTTTTGGCGGCGTACAGAGAATTGAAAACGATCGATTCACCTTACTTGTCATCAATCTTAGAAGCATTGGAAGATGCTGTGATGGTGAGTGCGAAAAATATCAAAGGTTTTGGTTTCGATACTTCGGTGGTGACTGCGGCAGATGTTTCCGGATCGATGCAACAGCCGGTTTCTCCGAAATCTAAGGTTTTGTTGTATGATATAGGTCTTTTGATGTCGATGATGTTGCAGTCGCAGTGCAAAAATGTGATTTCAGGAATGTTTGGTGATCGTTGGAAAAGAGTTCCGATGCCTAAAAACGGTATCTTGAGAAACGTGGATGCTTTCTACAAGCGGGAAGGTGAAGTGGGTTACGCCACAAACGGTCATCTGGTGATAGAAGATTTGATCAACAAAAAAGAAAAAGCAGATAAGATCATGTTGTTTACCGACACCCAAATGTGGGATACCGGTGGATTTACCAACGCTTTCGGAAACTCCTGGAGCCGATACAAAAAGATCAATCCAAATGCAAAATTGTATATTTTTGACTTGGCGGGTTACGGAAAACCACCGTTGGATGTCAGAAAAAATGATGTATACCTTATCGCAGGTTGGTCCGACAAAATTTTCGATGTATTGAATGCTTTGGAAGACCGAAAATCTGCCGTAGAAATGATAAAAAAAGTAGTGCTGTAA
- a CDS encoding VOC family protein, which yields MIKGLYETHVQVSSLENSIQFYTEVLGLEFAHKDETRPIAFLWIGKGKEAMLGLWEQKENLQTRHFAFSANKEDILNYSVEFLKNKNLTPYNFLKDGIDKPMVFAWMPALAIYFNDPDGNQLEFISILEGDGKPELGVLSYEDWLKRK from the coding sequence ATGATAAAAGGATTATATGAAACTCACGTTCAGGTTAGCAGCCTCGAAAACTCAATACAATTTTACACTGAAGTCTTAGGTTTGGAGTTTGCTCACAAAGACGAAACCCGTCCGATTGCATTTTTATGGATTGGAAAAGGAAAAGAAGCCATGTTGGGTTTGTGGGAACAAAAAGAAAATTTACAGACAAGACATTTTGCTTTTTCTGCTAACAAAGAAGATATTTTAAATTATTCTGTTGAGTTTTTAAAAAATAAAAATTTAACGCCTTACAATTTCCTGAAAGACGGAATAGATAAACCAATGGTTTTTGCGTGGATGCCTGCATTAGCGATTTATTTTAATGATCCTGATGGAAATCAACTGGAATTTATTTCTATTTTGGAAGGTGACGGAAAACCTGAGTTGGGTGTACTTTCTTATGAAGATTGGTTGAAGAGGAAATAA
- a CDS encoding 3'-5' exonuclease: MKTTDKILIIDLEATCWNDRPPRGQQSEIIEIGVCIMDAKTGKISQNEGILVKPQYSKVSPFCTELTSITQQMLDDEGILLEDALDILRAEYDSEDLTWASYGNYDLNMLKDQARRFNVDYPLSDDHINVKTLFGELHPTVRKSVGMARALGELNLKLEGTHHRGVDDAKNIAKILHWCLKQY, encoded by the coding sequence ATGAAAACAACAGACAAAATATTAATTATAGACCTCGAAGCTACGTGTTGGAACGACCGCCCGCCGAGAGGTCAGCAAAGTGAAATCATAGAGATCGGAGTTTGTATCATGGATGCAAAAACTGGTAAGATTTCGCAAAATGAAGGGATCTTAGTGAAACCTCAATATTCAAAAGTAAGTCCGTTTTGTACGGAACTGACTTCCATTACGCAACAAATGCTTGATGACGAAGGCATTTTGTTAGAAGATGCATTAGATATTCTACGAGCAGAATACGATTCTGAAGATCTGACTTGGGCAAGTTATGGAAATTACGATTTGAATATGCTTAAAGACCAGGCAAGAAGATTCAATGTAGATTATCCTTTGAGTGATGATCATATCAACGTGAAAACTTTGTTCGGAGAATTGCATCCGACCGTCAGAAAAAGTGTCGGTATGGCAAGAGCTTTAGGCGAGCTGAATCTAAAGCTTGAAGGCACTCATCACAGAGGTGTAGATGATGCTAAAAATATTGCGAAGATTTTGCATTGGTGTTTAAAGCAATACTAA
- a CDS encoding 3'-5' exonuclease, giving the protein MKTTNQILIVDLEATCWENDRIPAGQKVDIIEIGICELNQTTKAISKKQSIYVIPERSKINKFCTELTGITPQLIEEKGIYFEEACEKIRDEYNSQTLTWAGFGSFDKEQIMEQCDYLGIENPFSENYINIMHQFKAYNGLYKMMGLKRALKAMNMDFEGNHHSGADDAYNAARILREILQG; this is encoded by the coding sequence ATGAAAACAACAAATCAAATATTAATCGTCGACTTAGAAGCGACTTGTTGGGAAAACGACAGAATTCCCGCCGGTCAAAAAGTCGATATTATAGAAATAGGAATTTGCGAATTAAACCAAACAACAAAAGCAATTTCCAAGAAACAGAGCATTTACGTCATTCCCGAAAGATCTAAAATCAACAAATTTTGTACGGAACTTACCGGAATTACGCCACAGTTAATTGAAGAAAAAGGAATCTATTTTGAAGAAGCATGTGAGAAAATAAGAGATGAATACAATTCACAAACGCTTACCTGGGCAGGTTTTGGAAGTTTTGATAAAGAACAAATCATGGAACAGTGTGATTATCTCGGTATCGAAAATCCTTTTTCAGAAAATTATATTAACATTATGCATCAGTTCAAAGCCTATAATGGACTTTACAAAATGATGGGTTTAAAAAGAGCTCTTAAAGCGATGAATATGGATTTTGAAGGAAATCATCACAGCGGAGCAGACGATGCTTACAATGCAGCCAGGATTTTGAGAGAAATTTTGCAGGGATAA
- a CDS encoding metallophosphoesterase, whose protein sequence is MKPNIFFTADHHFGHENIIKFSERPFESLEHMNEELIKRWNDKIGKDDTVYHLGDVSLGKPDFTKEVLDRLNGSIHLIKGNHEGAALAYPKRFASIRDYHELRIDEPENSNGKQKIILFH, encoded by the coding sequence ATGAAACCCAATATATTTTTCACAGCAGACCATCATTTTGGTCATGAAAACATTATAAAATTCTCTGAAAGACCTTTTGAGTCTTTGGAACACATGAACGAAGAACTCATCAAAAGGTGGAATGATAAAATCGGTAAAGATGATACAGTCTACCATTTGGGTGATGTCAGTTTGGGCAAACCCGATTTCACTAAAGAAGTTTTGGATCGACTAAACGGAAGTATTCATCTTATAAAAGGCAATCACGAAGGAGCAGCTTTGGCTTATCCGAAAAGATTCGCATCAATTAGAGATTACCACGAATTGAGAATCGATGAGCCTGAAAACAGCAACGGCAAACAGAAAATCATACTTTTTCATTAA
- a CDS encoding peptidase: MLQAEIKSLLKEDISILIKIPNSAKHYLCDCGEASLLTVKEVQSVSAIFISHTHIDHFSNFDGIFRHQIGSGEKIVICGPKNIHHQIEARLKSYTWNLIDENAIEYEIREIISKEKINIYKIRPPHWNLELATTQNFLFEDESVNVEFAILDHKTDSIAYLFKEKDSVTFNENASEFKKGKWISELKLAFENSGSNKEIQIEETVYKASDLFHFLTRNAGYKLGVIMDHAVCEDNYEKIKAVFYGADMVYIETFYKDEDQEFAKINYHSFASASGKIMKECKVQEAIPIHFSRRYVENDQLEIETAFYKVFKEIN, encoded by the coding sequence ATGTTACAAGCAGAAATAAAAAGTCTTTTAAAAGAAGACATCAGTATATTAATAAAAATCCCGAATTCAGCAAAGCATTATTTGTGTGATTGCGGTGAAGCGAGTTTACTGACAGTGAAAGAAGTGCAGTCGGTTTCAGCGATCTTCATCAGTCATACTCACATTGATCATTTTTCAAATTTTGATGGAATTTTCAGACATCAGATCGGAAGCGGAGAAAAAATCGTGATTTGCGGACCGAAAAATATTCATCATCAAATTGAAGCAAGATTAAAATCTTACACTTGGAATTTAATTGATGAAAATGCGATTGAATATGAAATAAGAGAGATCATTTCAAAAGAAAAAATTAATATTTATAAAATTCGACCACCACATTGGAATCTTGAATTGGCAACAACTCAAAATTTCCTTTTTGAAGATGAAAGTGTGAACGTTGAATTCGCAATTCTTGATCACAAAACAGATTCAATCGCTTATTTATTTAAAGAAAAAGATTCAGTCACTTTTAATGAAAATGCTTCTGAATTCAAAAAAGGAAAATGGATTAGCGAATTGAAATTAGCTTTTGAAAATAGTGGTTCAAACAAAGAAATTCAGATTGAAGAAACAGTTTACAAAGCTTCAGATTTATTCCATTTCCTGACAAGAAATGCAGGTTATAAATTAGGGGTAATTATGGATCATGCTGTTTGTGAAGACAATTATGAAAAAATTAAAGCTGTTTTCTACGGAGCAGATATGGTTTACATCGAAACATTTTACAAAGATGAAGATCAGGAATTTGCAAAGATCAATTATCATAGTTTCGCTTCTGCATCAGGAAAAATAATGAAAGAATGTAAAGTACAGGAAGCCATTCCGATTCACTTTTCAAGGAGATATGTCGAAAACGATCAACTGGAAATTGAAACTGCTTTTTATAAAGTATTCAAGGAAATTAATTAA
- a CDS encoding RNA ligase, Rnl2 family, with protein MIFKTYNSIENAYQTRVIDQIRLQGFGDEVFIIQEKVHGANFSFITDGKEIKIAKRTAFIDKDEKFYNAHQMLERYRKNVFDLFEKVKTIHPDLETVVIYGELFGGGYKHKEVEPVKDAIKVQKGVEYAPHNEFYAFDIKLNGTTYLDTDLVNQIFEETGFFYAKILFQGTLEEALKFPNVFDSKIPAWLGLPEIENNMCEGTIVKTLKTKYFGNGSRVILKNKNEKWTEKSKMIRKDRPIQKEVHFSENAKNIWEEIQKYATVNRLNNVVSKIGEFEPKMIGKVIGLFSQDILEDFEKDFPKVFTTIEKEEQKRINKKLNSLVIDVVKEELMTLKV; from the coding sequence ATGATTTTCAAAACATATAACTCTATAGAAAATGCTTACCAAACCCGCGTGATCGATCAGATCAGGTTGCAGGGTTTTGGGGATGAGGTTTTCATTATACAGGAAAAGGTTCATGGCGCTAATTTCTCTTTCATTACCGATGGAAAGGAGATTAAAATAGCCAAAAGAACCGCTTTCATCGATAAGGATGAAAAATTCTATAATGCCCATCAAATGTTGGAGCGTTACAGAAAAAACGTATTTGATTTGTTCGAAAAAGTGAAAACGATCCATCCGGATTTGGAAACTGTAGTAATCTACGGTGAATTGTTCGGTGGCGGTTACAAACATAAAGAAGTTGAGCCAGTAAAAGATGCAATAAAAGTTCAAAAAGGTGTTGAATATGCACCTCACAACGAATTTTACGCATTCGACATCAAGTTGAACGGCACAACTTATTTGGATACAGATTTGGTTAATCAAATTTTCGAGGAAACCGGATTTTTCTACGCTAAAATCTTATTTCAAGGGACTTTGGAAGAGGCTTTGAAGTTCCCTAATGTTTTCGATTCTAAAATTCCGGCTTGGTTGGGATTGCCGGAAATCGAGAATAATATGTGTGAAGGAACGATCGTCAAAACTTTGAAAACTAAATATTTTGGAAACGGTTCAAGAGTCATTTTGAAAAATAAAAATGAAAAGTGGACTGAGAAATCTAAAATGATTAGGAAAGACAGACCGATTCAAAAAGAAGTTCATTTCAGTGAAAATGCCAAAAATATTTGGGAAGAAATCCAAAAATATGCAACTGTAAATAGGTTAAATAATGTTGTCAGCAAAATTGGTGAATTTGAACCTAAGATGATTGGCAAAGTGATTGGTCTTTTTTCACAGGATATTTTGGAAGATTTTGAAAAAGATTTCCCGAAAGTTTTCACAACCATAGAAAAAGAAGAACAGAAAAGGATCAACAAAAAGTTGAATTCTTTAGTCATTGACGTTGTAAAAGAAGAGTTAATGACTCTAAAAGTATAG
- a CDS encoding DinB family protein, protein MDIFRLIQDIKTHLKLSFDEVDKWFEKDNVTLNFQPSNGGWTIQQILEHIYLTNFYLLILIEKGSKKAMRNYQNLDLTLEIKNYSFNKENFDKVGEYGAFEWIRPEHMEPKGELNLNKIRSLISQQYNQCLNYLDLMKNGEGLLCKTTMTVNELGKINVYEYIYFLSLHAQRHVTQMRNNELETIKN, encoded by the coding sequence ATGGACATTTTTAGATTAATTCAGGATATAAAAACGCATTTGAAACTCAGTTTTGATGAGGTCGACAAATGGTTTGAAAAAGATAATGTAACGTTGAACTTTCAGCCTTCAAACGGAGGTTGGACGATTCAACAAATTTTAGAACACATTTATCTGACGAACTTTTATTTGTTAATTCTCATTGAAAAAGGTTCAAAAAAAGCAATGCGTAATTATCAAAATCTTGACTTAACTCTTGAAATAAAAAACTACAGTTTCAATAAAGAAAACTTTGATAAAGTAGGTGAATACGGAGCTTTTGAATGGATAAGACCAGAACACATGGAGCCGAAAGGAGAATTAAATTTAAATAAAATCAGAAGTTTAATTTCTCAGCAGTATAATCAATGTTTAAACTATTTAGACTTAATGAAAAACGGCGAAGGTCTTCTCTGCAAAACAACAATGACGGTGAATGAGCTAGGAAAAATCAATGTGTATGAATACATTTATTTCCTATCGCTTCACGCCCAAAGACACGTTACTCAGATGAGGAATAACGAATTAGAAACAATTAAAAATTAA
- a CDS encoding cyclic-phosphate processing receiver domain-containing protein — protein sequence MELTKRLLFLDDIRYPIEAHKYTKQDIFLRKDWHTVRNYEQFVNRILEKGLPEMISFDHDLADEHYLTPDSQEFVEKTGYDCAKWLVEYCMDNYLDLPKFYCHSMNPVGKANIEGLLNNFKKL from the coding sequence ATGGAACTAACAAAAAGATTATTATTTCTGGATGATATAAGATATCCTATTGAGGCACATAAGTACACTAAACAGGATATTTTCCTCAGAAAAGACTGGCATACCGTTCGAAATTACGAGCAATTTGTCAACAGGATTTTGGAAAAAGGACTTCCGGAAATGATCTCTTTTGACCACGACCTTGCCGATGAACATTATTTAACCCCAGATTCTCAGGAATTTGTTGAAAAAACAGGTTACGATTGTGCAAAATGGTTGGTAGAATATTGTATGGATAACTATTTAGACTTACCAAAATTCTACTGTCACTCAATGAATCCTGTTGGAAAGGCAAATATTGAAGGTCTTTTGAACAACTTTAAAAAATTATAA